ttgctttagggttcaagttcagaaacccaaagtacacagctttaattttaagttttgaacaaaagttgtatttaagtaacttttgtccttactgaggtagatttcatgcagttttggatataattgcaagttttcatgcaatgtcatgatgacttgcattcttacattttgattctaagtaaactttgaaagttacttttatactttaattattttgcataaaaggacccatacttttgcattaatcacatctaggtccctattttcacataaacatccaaatttcatagaatttaacatatctattacaatttctttcctattatgatacaaatttgacacatAGAGTGTCATATTCTTCCTATGTTTTttattctacctcccattcttaccaaattaacactaaagggcccatattttccaatattacataaatacccttttttccctttgcacttaaatttgaacacacatacataagatcaaacatgcacactttttattaaaatctagggtttataattctaaatacctgcTCATGGATGAGAGCAAGCACTGGGCTCCGACTTCATGCTATCGTCGCCGCCACCGGCCAAGACGCCGCAACAGTGGCCCACGGTGCCACACAACAATGGCATTGAGCGCCTTGGCGCCTCTgagggagggaggagagagatggggagggagggggaggtaGAGGGGATAAATTCCTGACAGGTGGGGTCCACTGCCACACGTTCAATGAGGTGGGCTCGGACATGTGGCTCTATTGTCACATCAGTAAAACTACTTGCAAAACATCTTTGACCTGGTCAAGGGGAATAAATTTGACCGGTATTGAAAGTTTAGATATGCAAGATTTCTAGTTTTCAAGTTTGGAGGTGTTTTTCAAATTTAGTGACAAGTTTCGGGGGTAAAATAGACTTTTCTCTtttgagaaagaaaaaaaaagacaagTGCATCTGAACAATGCTAATGATCAGCTACAGAGCATAAAAACCATATCATGGTTCAATTTGGATCCATGGTTAAACTTTAGCCCTCTTATTTGAATGCCAATTAGGACTAAAACATAGACTGATCATTAATCTTGCACATATGAGGGCTAATTGATGGCTAGAGTTTATTAGCCCTAATTAGTCCCTAATCAGCTCATATTTAGTCGGTTAACATAACTAGCACTAAACTTTAGCCGCTATGTTTTAACCCATCCAAACGGGGTCTAAGAAGATTTATATCTAATCCAAACAGGCTGTTACAAAAATATAACTACCCAGATGCTGATAATCCCATAATCTGGCACCACCTAGCTAACTACATATATAATCCATCACCTATAATCAAGGGATCCAAACAGACCTGAGATTTGTTGTTACCCAGAGTTTCTTTTAATCTATATTCATAATATAGATTTCTATGATCTCTATCCTACCCAAACAATGTCAGATTGGATTCTCGCGATGGCCGTGGTTGTGTCGCGAGGAAGGGTTGAAGAGTGAGCGTAGCAAGAGCAGGTTTTCTTCCGAATTGTCTCCAGTTAGTTTTTTTTTCTGGTTTTAAGTTTTGTGGGCATGGGAAGGCTAGTTTAGCTGTGGGACCGGGAGAGAACGTGGAAGTGGAACGCGGGCGTAGTGGGGGCGAACGCACCGCGCGTGCACCCCATTTTTCGCCTTCGCGGAGTCTCCCCCGCGGTGACCGCGCCCATCGCAAGTTTCCGCTTCCGCCTCGTCTCGTCTCCATCGCGCTACCCCCTGCCCTCCTCGCGGTTCCGTTCGTGAAGACGACGAGGCGACTGAGGAAGGGCTGGCTCGTGGCGTCAACTGGGATCATGGCGGAAGGGAGcgaggaggccgaggcggcATGTCGCAGAAACGCCGGCGCCAAACGACGCGCAGGGAGAGGTGGACCGACGGTTACGCATCCAGAGACAGATTAGCACGGGGATTATTAAATGGAACGGATTTTCACATGGATTTTTTTCCGAAGACCAGCAGGCCGGCCCCGCCTTTTGCACTCCTCGACCCTTCCCATGGAAGCCGTCAACCGGGGAAAGACCGGACTGCCCCCCTAGAAATCCCAACAGAACCCTGAACCCATACTGCTTGGCCGCATCTGATCCGAGTCGCGGAGATTATTCTCCTCCTCGTCCGTTTCCCTGCGGAAAAGAAGCCGGCGCGGCGTCCCTCCGCCGCCCACGGCCGAAATGGCGGGAGccgagggggcgcagccccagCAGCACCACCCCTGCAGCATCTGCATGGAGCCCATGGCGCCCGCCGCGGCGCACCGCGGGGGCGCCGCCTGCGCGCACGCGTTCTGCCGCGCGTGCCTGTCCGGCCACGTCCGCGCCAAGCTCgagtcgggcggcggcggcggcggcgccgtggtGCGGTGCCCCGACGCGTCCTGCGCGGCCGCGCTCGACCCGGAGCTCTGCCGCGGGGCGCTCCCGCCCGAGGTCTTCGAGCGGTGGTGCCGCGCGCTCTGCGAGTCGCTCTTCCTCGGCGCGCGCCGCACCTACTGCCCGTTCCCGGACTGCTCCGAGATGATGGTGGcggacgacgacggcggcggtgccgaGGAGTGCGTGACCCAGTCCGAGTGCCAGGGGTGCCGCCGGCTCTTCTGCGCGCGGTGCGGGGTGCCGTGGCACGCCGGCGTGTCCTGCGAGGAGTTCGCGCGGCTCGGCGAgggggagcgcgcgcgggaggaccTGCTGCTCGTGGAGGCCGCCCGCGAGGGCAACTGGAAGCGCTGCCCGCGATGCAGGTTCTACGTCGAGAAGTCCAGTGGCTGCCTGCACATTACCTGCAGGTAAAAAAAATGCCTCTTTTTTCGCAGTGCTGAAAACTAACCAAACTGATTTTCGTCCTTGTAACTTCGATCTACTTTGGTATTTCGTATCACATTCAAGTTGCTTGATTCAATTGTACAGATGTGGGTTTGAGTTCTGCTATGGATGCTGTAAGCCATGGGCTCTGATACATGACGGCTGTCCTGGGGCCTGAAACAGGTGTGGATCATGCTAATCAGTGTACTTTATGTGGTTTACCATTAAAACCATGTATCGTGTCCTTTGTTGACCTTTCAAGAGGATGCTGAGGTCCATCTGGCTTTTGCTTGACCTTAATTGACTACTAGTAATGTGCAGTGATTGTTTGGTATGCTCTGATTTGAGCTAAGTTTGTAGGACTTACAATTCTGCGACGAGTTACGTGTCAAATTGTCTGAACAAAACTATTGTGTGCTAGTCCAATTAGCTGTTCTTGTTTAGTACTTCAACGACAAATTATTGATACGCGGAAATGCTTCTTTTTTGGTGCTTTGTGCCTGTGCTGTGTGATGGGAACTTTTCCATTTCAGAGATTGTATTTTGGTTTCTGTTTTTCGAACTGGAAACAGAGAGCTAGAGTTGCAGTAAGTGCTATGTCACTGCTGTATAGCTCTTACTGTGGGCTGAGGGTGTTTAACTTTATGACATATGTCTAGTTGTTGCCTTGTTAGTGTAGGCCTGTTTTCAGTATTTGGTTTTATTCTGGACTGAGCAGTAGTGTTCAGTTAGTCAGTGGTTTTGTGTGAGCATTGCCTTTGTTGGGAAAGGTAACTTGTGCTGTGGACAAACAACTTTATGCATAGACTTTGTCATCTTTGAGTCAGTCAGCTTAAACTGAATTACTGAAGCTATTCAAATTTGTGTAAATTAGTCTTGCATGGAACTACTGATGAGCTACAAAAGTTTCTTGTTATATTCTTCTCTTTTGGCACCTTATTGACAGTCTTATCCTCGTTTCTATTATCCTTACTGAATTTAAGACTTAGTGCTTGACAGATAAATTTAACAGCAATTTGTGTAAAATTATTAGTTTTGTTTAGTTGGTGATTTTCAGAACAGCTGATGGTAATTGCTCTATCATGGgagtccttattttcataaattCACTCTTTATTCCTTTATTCTTTTAAGCTGAGAACTTGTGAAATATGCTCCTGTGCATATTATATTTTCATGCTGCTATGTATACCTTTCAGGTGTTAGTCTTGTGCACTGTCACATTGCAACGTTTGGAAATGGAAAAAAATACAAATAACATTTCTACCTAATTTCATTTGTCTTCTAGCACTTCCATCTCTATTACAAAAGTAGCTGTTGTATTGTCCCATTTCTGTGTTCTGTATATTGTGATCCACCACATGGCACCATGCCATTAGCCCATTACACCCCTAATAAGTTAGTTATCACTTGAGGAAAATAGTGTAAGGAGAAGAGATAATATCTTGCTTGGACAGTAGGACCATATAAGATCTTCATGAATCTTGATGTTGGTCCCATATGCGCTGAGGTTTGCTTTTGTTATGTTTGAGACCAAGACTGGCTTTTAAGGTGGGTCCCACTAAAAAAAAATCTCCCCATGGCCACATGCGGCCCCGGCATAGCGACAGCAGGCCTTCCTATGGTAGCACGGGCAAACATCCCTGCCATGGCTTCATTTGTTTATTCCTTGACGGCGGGTCTCAAACTTGAGACTAGTCGTTAGTGTATTTCATTTAAAGCCGGTGCTTGTTATGCATATGGTCGACTTTGATATTGCCAACTTATCCTTAAGACCCCTGTTTTTCACACACTACTGGTGCCGTATATTTTTGGTGCAATGCTGCTTTTATATTTAAGCATAAGGAGTAAGCTTACAATACAGAGAATTAACAAATGAAATACTAGTATTTTGTTGTACATTATAGTTGATAGGAGACGTTTGATTCAACTGCAGGTCTGGCTTCAATTCTGCTGTGGCTCCGCCAAGCAATGGGAGCTGAATACATGGCGGTTTCAGCATGAAGTAGGTACCGATGTTACTATCAGTAGGGTTTCTCTGGACTCTCATGTGAACCATGAATAGTCTGGCATCCTCTAGAGAATTTTGGAAGGTTCTCCTGTTTGTGGTTGGTCTTAACGAACCTTCATTACAACTATATGGGTGCCAGACGTCTTTCTTTAGTTTAAGCTAAGCTTGACAGTGCTTGAAATTTGCAATGCATTATAAATATGGGGAATTGTGTTGACAAAACTATTCCATTGGAGGGAGTGTCTTATGTTTGATAATGACATATAGGTTTGTTATCTTTTTTAGATTTCTCAGCCGTGTCAACTGTTCAACTGAACAGAATGACAATTGCTTCAGTATGGCTAGAAGAAAGCGCGGAAAGCACTGCAAATCAGTCTGATACCCTGATTTGTGACAACACGTGACGACATTTTTATGGTCGGAACTGTTGAGTTTGCATTTTCAACTGGGAAACCGACCAGTTGGTATGAGGCCATGACATTCTCCACGAAGTTGGTCCTTTTTGGCCCCTTGAGTTATTTGGCTGACCTTCCAGCATTTTGGTGTTGCCATTGTGCATCCTTTCCTTTGCTGCTTTGCGTGCACGCCCTTTCAGTCTTCAGCTTATAGCGAAAAACTTGACAGGAGTTACAATTACCATGTAGAGAAAATAGAATAGGCTGGTTGGCCGGTTCATACGGTATAAAGATTGAGCTATAGTTTCAGCATTGGCATATATGAGGATCTGCAGATCTCAGTACCAGCGCTTGCAGTTGCAGCATAACATGATATCAGGCATGGAGCATGAAAGAGGAGCTTTGCAGTTGCAGCCTGCAAGGGCATCTGTAGCACCTACCCCATACATTCCATGTACGGAGTGCGGATTTTTGCTGAATGTCCACATTAACAGTTGTCTTAATTCCATGAGAACATTCATCAGATGCAGTTCCACAAAGCACAGCTGGAGCATCGTTCTTTTATGGTTGCCATCTATCTGCCCATCATGGTCAAGGTTGCATGGACCAGGGTCACCTGGGCACCTGGCTGGTCCGCGCCACGCAGCTGGCGAACACCATCCGCATCCAGGTTCATGAAACGGGCAGGCGCTTTAACCGGCAGACGGCTGCCTCGGGAAAACGCCACGGAACTCTCGGTTCCTCAACACTCCGGCACTTCACCTTTCGAGAAGATCACCAAACGTTCTGACGCCGAGGTCCAGGCACCGGCGCGCCAGTCGCTAGCTAGCACTCCGGCACCGGCGCCGCGAGGCCTTGTCCGGAGCGTGGTCGCCGCATCCCGCATGCCGCGGCGGGTGCGTGAGCTATGGTGCTGAAAGGTCAAACAGACAGGTGCCTTCCGCGCCAGTCAAGCACTACTAATCTGGGAGATTGCCACTCGCCAGTCATGACTTACGAGCGATGTCTTCTGCAGTGGAGCTCCAGTGGGTGCGAGCAGCGGGGCTGCGGGGCGTGCCCTGCCCCTGGTGTTTCCAGTTTCGTTCGGTCCTGTACTCC
The Panicum hallii strain FIL2 chromosome 6, PHallii_v3.1, whole genome shotgun sequence genome window above contains:
- the LOC112896422 gene encoding probable E3 ubiquitin-protein ligase ARI9, giving the protein MAGAEGAQPQQHHPCSICMEPMAPAAAHRGGAACAHAFCRACLSGHVRAKLESGGGGGGAVVRCPDASCAAALDPELCRGALPPEVFERWCRALCESLFLGARRTYCPFPDCSEMMVADDDGGGAEECVTQSECQGCRRLFCARCGVPWHAGVSCEEFARLGEGERAREDLLLVEAAREGNWKRCPRCRFYVEKSSGCLHITCRCGFEFCYGCCKPWALIHDGCPGA